The Campylobacter sp. MG1 DNA segment AATGTCTTAACAAAACTTACCCATCATATGGAAGATGTTTTAAATAAAGCTCGTAAAGAAGAATTATTAATTACACCTGATATTATGGATGTTGTTTTAACTTCAGTTGATATAATGAAAACATTATTACATAACATAAAAGACAACGGTAATGACAATTCAAACACTACAAATATAGATGAAATTTGTTCTATATTAAATGATATAAATGAAGGTAAAAATTTCATAAATAAAACACAATGTGAAGAAGATAAAAGTTTAAATGATAAAATTGAAGAAATTATCAAAAATGACTCTAGTGAAGAAGAAAATATTGATATATCATCTTTAGATAATGAAGAAATAGAAGCTGAAATAGAAAGACTATTAAAACAAAAAAAAGAAGAGAAAAAAAATAAAGAGAAAAAAAATACAACAATAGTTCAAAAAAATATACAAGAAATTAAAAATATAAAAAATGAAGTAAATGAAAATATAAAAATACCTACAAATATAGATAAGAATTCTAATGTAGATCAAACTATTAGAGTTGAAGTTAAAAGACTTGATAGTTTAATGAATTTAATAGGCGAATTAGTTTTAGGTAAAAATAGACTTTTAAAAATATATGATGATGTTGAAGAAAGATATGAAGGTGAAAAATTCATAGAAGAATTAAACCAAGTTGTAAGTCAGTTAAGTGTAGTAACTACTGATATTCAATTAGCTGTTATGAAAACAAGAATGCAGCCAATCGCAAAAGTATTTAATAAATTCCCAAGAGTTGTAAGAGATTTAAGCCGTGAACTCAATAAATATATAGATTTAGAAATAACTGGAGAAGAAACAGAATTAGATAAATCAATCGTAGAAGAAATAGGTGACCCTATAATGCATATGATTAGAAATTCATGTGATCATGGTATAGAAGATGTGAAAGAAAGACTTGCTAAAGGCAAAAATGAAAAAGGTAAAGTATGTCTAAAAGCATATAATGAAGGTAATCACATAGTAATTGAAATTTCTGATGATGGCAAAGGTTTAGACCCTAACATACTAAAAATAAAAAGTATAGAAAAAGGTATAATAAATGAAAGAGAAGCTGATGCTATGAGCGATAAAGAAGCTTTTTCTTTAATATTCAAACCAGGATTTTCAACAGCAACTCAAGTAACAAATGTAAGTGGTCGTGGTGTTGGAATGGACGTTGTAAAAACAAACATTGATAAGCTAAATGGTTTAATAGAAATAGATAGCGAAATAAATAAAGGAACAATAATAAAACTAAAAATTCCATTAACACTAGCTATTATTCAATCACTACTTGTAAAAACACAAGAAGAATTTTATGCAATTCCACTTGCTAGTGTTCTTGAAACGGTAAGAGTAACTATAGATGACATTTACACTATTGAAGGTAAAAATGTATTAAGACTTAGAGATGAAGTATTATCACTTGTAAGACTTAGTGATTTATTTGGAGTAAAACAAGTTCTAGAAAATAGCGAACAATCTTATGTAGTTGTAGTTGGTATTGGAACTAGCAAATTAGGAATTATTGTAGATACTCTAATAGGACAAGAAGAAGTTGTAATTAAGTCCATGGGATATTATTTACAAAATATCACAGGAATTGCAGGTTCAACCATTCGTGGAGATGGTAGAGTTACACTAATAGTTGATGTCGGTGCTATGATGGATATGGCAAAAGAAGTAAAAGTTGATATAAAAGCAAATAATGAAAATTTATCAAAAATTATTAAAGAAAAACCACAAGATTATGTAGTATTAATAGTTGATGACTCTCCAGTTGATAGAAATATAATGAAAAAGGCACTAGAACCACTTGGAATTAAAATAATAGAAGCTAATAATGGCGTAGAAGCATTAAATACCATGAAAAATAATGATTATATTATTGATGCTATGCTAATTGATATTGAAATGCCAAGAATGGATGGTTACACACTAGCAGCAGAAATTAGAAAATATGCAAAATATAGAAATCTACCACTAATTGCTGTTACAAGTAGAACTAGCAAGAGTGATAGATTAAGGGGCGTAGAAGTAGGAATGACTGAGTATATTACAAAACCTTATTCTTATGAATATTTGGAAAATATAGTGAGAAAAAATTTAAAATTAGGATAAAATATGGAAGAATTAAATCAAATTTTAAATAAACAACAAAGGCAAGTACATACAAATATCAGCGATTTAAAATCAAAAGATGAAATAAAACAACTAGTTGGATTTATGATTGATAACGAAGAATATGCAATTCCAATTTTAAGCATACAAGAAATCATAAAACCTATTGAATATACCAGAGTTCCTAGTGTTCCTGATTATGTATTAGGTGTATTTAATATGCGTGGTAATGTAATTCCATTAATTGATTTGGCAAAAAAATTTGGATTAGCTAGTTCTAAACAAACACAGCATACAAGGTATATTGTATTAAGAGGAGAAGAAGGAAGTATAGGTTTTGTAATAGATAAATTAACTGAAGCAATTAAAATAAAAGCAAGCAATATAGACCAACCGCCAGAAACACTACTTAAAGAAAAAGGTATGATAGAAGGCATAGGAAAACAAAAAAATGGAATTTTAACAATTTTAAAAGTAGAAGCTTTAATGAAAAGGGATTTTTAATGAAAAAATATAGTATTTGGTGTGATTTTATAGAAAATAGTTTTTTAGATAATGAATTTATAAATATGATTAATAAAGGTATAATAAATGGTGCTACTAGTAATCCTAGTATATTTAAAAATGCAATTACTACTTCAGCATATTATAAAGAAAGAATTAAGCAATTAAATATAAAAAATAAAGAAGAATTATTTTTAACTCTAGCTTTAGAAGACATTAAAAAAGCAGCTATTAAAATGAGCCATTTATATGCAAAAGATAGCAATAATGGTTTTATTAGTTTTGAAATAAATCCACTAAATAGTAATAATGCAGGTCTTAGTATTGCAGAAGGTTTGAAAATTGCTAATTTAATAAATATGCCAAATTTAATGATAAAAGTGCCGGCAACTAATGCAGGATATGAAGTTATGAATACATTGGCAAGTTATGGAATTAGCATAAATGCTACACTGATTTTTTCTTACGAACAAGCAAAAAAATGTAATGATGCAATAGCGCAAGGTATGAAAAAATATAAAGCAAAAAATCCTAATGGAATAATTAATAAAGGTGTAGTTAGTATTTTTGTAAGCAGAGTTGATAGCTTATTAAATAATAGATTTAGCGTTAAAAACCAAATAGGAATTCAAAACGCAATTTATTCAGCATCTAAAGTTGGTAGTGAAAATATAAGAGCTTTATTTGCAAGTACAGGAACAAAAAGTAATGATTTAAGTAAAGATTATTATTTAAAAGAACTAGAATTTAATAACACTATAAATACAGCTCCAATTAATGCTATAAATGCCTATAAACCTAGTAAAACTATAAAGAATTTAAATCAAGAAATAATTTCAAATTCAAAAGATTTTATATTCTCAACTATAAACGAAATTGAGTATAATGTCGCTTGCAAAAAACTTTTAGAAGATGGATTAATTCAATTTGAAAACGCATTTATTGATATATTAAAAAATCTTTAAGGATAAAAAATGGAAATAGATTTAGAAAATATTCGTTGGGAATTAAGAGATGAACTAGATGGTTGGTTAAGCACTCTACTTGATTTAGGTGGAAGTGACTTACATCTTAGCTCTGGTTTATGCCCAAAAGGAAGAGTACACGGAGAAATTGTTCAAGTATGTGATGGTGCTATAAGTAGAGAAGATATGCTAGACTTATGTAAAGCATTGACTAGAAGTGATTTTACTAGATTTGTTGAACATAAAAATATAGACTTTTCTTACGAACCTAAAAATAAAGATAAATTTAAATATAAAGGTTCTTTTCGTGTGAATTTATTTTTTACAATGAATGGACCTAGTGCCGTATTTAGAACTATTCCTGATAAAATGCCTGATTTTGAAAGCTTAAAATTACCTGATGTTATAAAAGAAATTACCACAAAAGAAACTAGAGGTTTAATATTAGTAACAGGACCAACTGGAAGTGGTAAAACGACAACACTAGCATCTATGATTGATTATATTAATCAAAATTACAATAGACATATTATCACTATTGAAGACCCTATTGAATTTAAATATAAACCTGCAAAATCAATAGTAAATCAAAGAGCTATCGGACAAGATGCTTTAAGCTTTCAAGATGCACTAAGAGCAGCTTTAAGAGAGGATCCTGATATCATTCTAGTGGGCGAGATGAGAGATTTAGAAACCATTGAAGTAGCAATGCACGCAGCAGAAACAGGACACCTAGTTTTAAGCACACTACACACAATTAATGCACAAGAAACTATAAATAGGGTTTTAGGAATGTTTCCTAAAGAAGAACAAAATAGAATTAGAAGTTCACTTTCAAGCGTTTTAAAAGCTGTAATTTCTCAAAGATTATGCAAAACTATTGATGGAAAAAGAACTGCTGCAGTTGAAGTTTTAAGAGGTAATGAACGCATTAAGAGATTAATTTTAGAATATAAAGAAAATGCTATAGGAGATGTTTTAAAAGAAGGGACATTGAATATGCAAAGTTTTGACCAACACCTATTAAATTTATTTAAAGAAAATAAAATAACAGAAGCTGAAGCTTATGATAAAGCAAGTAATGCAAATGACTTGAAAGTATTAATAGATGGTTATAAATTTGGAGAAGCTAAAAAAACCACAGCAAGTGGTTCTTCTATGTTTAAATATAGATTAGCGTCATCAGAAGAAAATGAATAAAGTTTTTTTAAGTTTTTTTATTATATAATATAAGCTTATTTTTTTGAAAGGACATTTTATGTTAGAAGGACAAATTAGACAGAGTATTGGTAGAAAGTCAGCTAAAGCTGCTAGACAAGATGGTATGCTAATTGCTAATATCTATGGCAAAGGCGTTGAAAATATCCATGCGGTATTTAAAACAAACGAATTTATTAAAGAAGTTCGTAAAAAAGACGGATTAATTTTCCCTGTTAGTGTTGATGGTAAAACTTATGAAGTTGTAATTGTTGATTATCAACACCATCCAGTAACTAGCGAAATTAAGCACGTTGATTTAAAAATAGCACTAAAAGGTGTTGAGAGCTTTTATATGGTTCCAGTAAAAGTTGTAGGAACTGCAAAAGGTCTTAAAAATAAAGGTGTATTAATTCAATCAAAACGCCGCTTAAAAGTAAAATGTAAAGCAGAAAATTTACCTAATTTCTTTGAATTAGATGTAACTGATTTAGATGTTGGTGATGCTTTATTAGTAAGAGATATTAAAGTTGCTGATAATGTAAAAATTATTGACGCTGGTCGTGTAGCTGTTGTTGGAGTTGAAAAAGCTAGATGATTTTAGTAGTAGGCTTAGGAAATCCTGGCGAGAAATATGCAAATACTCGCCACAACCTAGGCTTTATGTTAATTGATAAATTACTTAACTCTTCTTATACTAAACAAAGTTTAAACTGCAATGGAGAACTTTATAAAAAACAAAATATATTACTACTTAAACCACTAACCTACATGAATAATTCAGGAGAAAGTGTAAAGAAGGTTGTAGATTTTTATAAACCAGAAAGAATAATTGTATGCCACGATGAAATGGATATAAATTTTTCTAAGCTAAAAATTAAAAAAGGTGGTAGTTCTGGTGGTCATAATGGGTTAAAATCCATAGATAACTTTATAGGTAATGATTATGAAAGAATTAGATTAGGAATTGGAAAACCTGATTTAAAATATGAAGTTATTAATTATGTTCTTGACAATTTTAATGAAAATGAAAAAAAAGAATTAGAAAACTTCTTAAATTATTCAAAAGACGCTTTAGAATATCTTTTAGACAATGATATATTAAAGACTCAAAATAAATTTCATTCATAAACCTTAGATTAATAAACTCTATTTATAATATTTATAAATAAATTTTAAATGAAGAAAGAATATGAAAAACAAATATATTTTAAAAATTATTTTTTTACTTTGTATGTTTTCTAATATACTAATAGCTTATGATGTACAAAATAATTGCGAAAGTATAAATAATTTTGAAAATTTTAAACTAAAAAATAATGAAAAATTAAAAAATATTTTATCAAATTTAGATATAGAAATTTATAATAAAATATTCAAAATTAATAGCTTAAAATTAATAAATCACAATAATGAGCTAAATACAACGACTTGCGAAGTTACATATAAATTCAACAATATTTCAAAAGAGGAAGCATTAGCATACTTATTAATATCACAAAATAAAAATTTTAAATTTAAAAATATCATCACAATATTAGCAAAAGGTGAAAAAGATAAAATACAAATTTTAGAAAAACAACTAGGTGAGATTATTCAAACACTTTCTCCGACAATTTACAGTGTAAATAATTTTAATCAAAATTATTCAATATTAATAATAGAAGAAACATCAATTTTAGAATTATTAGAAAAATTGGCAAATAGCATTATCAATTAAAAAATATTTTCATTAAATTATTTTTTAAATATTTTATTACAACAAATATTCTTTATTGTATTAAATATTCAAATAGCTTATTTTATACTATAAAATTCATCTATGCAATTTATACTTATTTCATAATATTTGATTAATTTATAAATATTTATTAAACATTACATTACATATAAGACATCATAATACTAAAGTAAATAAAAAATTTATACCTAAAAATTTAAAATACATTTTTATTTATATTTAATTAATATTATAATTATAAATTAATAAAAAACTTTATAATTTATTTAATAAATATTCAACAATATAATAACTATTTTTAAAACATAATTATTTTAATAAAAAAATTTAATAAAACCTTTTTATCCAATAATATTTTATTTATAATTTCATTAAAATAAGAAAATAAAACTAATTAATTTTATTTTAAAGCATTTTTAAATTAAAAATTTATTTTTATTATTAAATAAATAAAAATTACCTTATGTATTTATATCACTTTTTTACAATGAATTTTAAACTTTTAATTAATTTAATTAAATCACAGCTATATTAATTTATAAATACAAATAAAATAAACATATTATTCAATAAAAATTAAGACTATAAATAATTAATTTTAAATTATTTACTAACATATTATAAATTATACTTATTAAAAACTATCTCTTGAACTTATCATAAATATTAATTTTTACTAAAAATACGTTTTATTCTATTTATTATAAAAAATTCATTAACCACAATTAACTAATAAACATTTAATAAAATATCCATTTTTTACATATATCTTATAAAATCTTTTATTCCAACTTCATTAAATGCTCTTAATCTTAATTGACATGATTCGCATCTACCACAAGCTAAGTCATTACTCTCATAGCAACTATAAGATAGATGTAGTGGAGCATTAATTTGCATACCTAATTTTATAATTTGTGATTTTCTAAGAGTAATTAATGGCGTTAATAATTTTATTTCTACTCCACTTCCAGATACAATAAAATCCTTAGTTTTTTCCACAAAATCTATTGATGTATCAGGATAACCACTAGAATCTTCACTAACTAATCCTGTATAAATCGCACTAGCATTAAACCTTTGTGCAACAGCAGTTGCAATACTATAAAAAATACCATTTCTAAATGGAACATAGGTATTAGGTATATCTCCGTTTTTACCAAGTTCATTTTTTGGAATTTCAATATTAAAATCAGTTAAACTAGACCCACCGATTTGTCTAAAAAAATCCATATCTATTATTATTTTTTGTATTCCATAAAAATCACAAATATCATTAAAAGCTTTTAACTCTCTTAACTCAGTTCTTTGATGATAATTAAAATGAAGGGCTATTACTTGATAGCCATCATTTATTGCACAAGCCGTACTAACACAACTATCTAGCCCTCCACTCAAAATACTTATAGCGATTTTACTCACTTATATCCCTTTACAAATTCAGCAATTTTGTTTATTCCATTTTCAATATTTTGCATAGAAGTTGCGTAAGAAATTCTAAAATACCCTTTCATACCAAACCCACTTCCAGGAACACATGCTACTTGTTTTTCATCTAATAATTTAGCACAAAATTTAACATCATCATTTTCTATATCTTTACAATCAACAAATAAATAAAAAGCACCATCAGGTTTTGATGAAATTTTTAATCCATTTATATTATTTAACATCTCAAACGCCTTATCTCTCCTTGCTTTAAATTCAGACTTCATCATCTCTATATCACTATCAATCTCACCGATAAGTGCTGGGATAGCAGCTGCTTGAACTATACTACAAATATTACTTGTGCATTGACCTTGTAAATTTTTCATCATCTTATTTAATTCTTTATTTTTACTAGCACTGTAGCCAAATCTATAACCAGGCATTGCTGCACACTTACTAAGACCATTTATAGTAACTGTTCTATTAAATGCATCATCACTAAGACTTGCAAATGCTACAAATTTGCCATCATATACTAATTTTTCATACATTTCATCAGCTAATACAACAATATTAGTTCCTTCTAAAACCTTAGCTAATGCCATTAATTCATCTTTTGAATATAAAGCACCACTTGGATTGCTAGGATTATTAAGTATAAAAAGCTTAGTTTTAGGCGTAATTGCTGCTTTTAATTCATCAGCTGTGATTTTAAAATCATTTTTTGGTTCTACAAAAACTGGAACACCTCCAGAATACTTTACTTGCTCAGGATATGTAACCCAATAAGGAGCTGGAATAATAACCTCATCTCCATCGTCAACCAAAGCTTGAATAGCATTAAATAATGAGTGTTTTGCACCTACATTTGCTATCACCTCACTTGGCTCATAATTTAAATTATTATCTCTTTTTAATTTTGTACAAATTGCTTTTAGAACATCAGTTGTTCCAGACACTGGAGTATATTTTCCACATCCTGCATTAATTGCATTAATTGCTGCTTCTTTTACCTTTTTTGGTGTATCAAAATCAGGCTCACCTGCACTAAAACTAATAACATTAATACCTTGTTCTTTAAGCAACTTAGCTTTTGCTGTAATTGCTAAAGTGATTGATTCTTCCAAACCCTTAATTTTTTTTGAAAATTCCATTTATTCTCCTTAAATATTTTTTAAATAACCATTATCATGCATAAAAATAAAAAGTTCACCCAAAATATTTTTCTTTGACTTTTCATCTATTAAATTTGATGATGAAATTTTATCTTGAATTTTTTCATCAATTTCACGTATATCATAATCTAAATCCTCTAAAATATCTCTTATAGATTGACTTTCTATAATACTCTCTATTTCATAACCTCTTTTATTAACTTCAATACAAACTTGCGTAGGATGAGTAAATAAATTATGTTTCATACCTAAAACTTCTTGATAAGCTCCAACTAAGAAAAACCCTAAAAAATAATCTTCTTTTTCAACATCAATATCATGCAAAAATAATGGTCTTTTATTTGCATCAAATGCTATCTCACCATCACTATCACAAGTAATATCCCATATAGTAGCTGAATTAGTTGGATTAGTATCTAATCTATCAAGTGGCATTATAGGAAATTCTTGTCCTAAACCCCAATAATCCGGTAAACTCTGAAAAATTGAAAAGTTAACTAAATATTTTTCTTGCACTTCTT contains these protein-coding regions:
- a CDS encoding pyridoxal phosphate-dependent aminotransferase; the encoded protein is MEFSKKIKGLEESITLAITAKAKLLKEQGINVISFSAGEPDFDTPKKVKEAAINAINAGCGKYTPVSGTTDVLKAICTKLKRDNNLNYEPSEVIANVGAKHSLFNAIQALVDDGDEVIIPAPYWVTYPEQVKYSGGVPVFVEPKNDFKITADELKAAITPKTKLFILNNPSNPSGALYSKDELMALAKVLEGTNIVVLADEMYEKLVYDGKFVAFASLSDDAFNRTVTINGLSKCAAMPGYRFGYSASKNKELNKMMKNLQGQCTSNICSIVQAAAIPALIGEIDSDIEMMKSEFKARRDKAFEMLNNINGLKISSKPDGAFYLFVDCKDIENDDVKFCAKLLDEKQVACVPGSGFGMKGYFRISYATSMQNIENGINKIAEFVKGYK
- a CDS encoding hybrid sensor histidine kinase/response regulator; the protein is MDDMQEILEDFLIEAFELIEQIDHDLVELENNPKDLELLNSIFRVAHTIKGSSSFLNFNVLTKLTHHMEDVLNKARKEELLITPDIMDVVLTSVDIMKTLLHNIKDNGNDNSNTTNIDEICSILNDINEGKNFINKTQCEEDKSLNDKIEEIIKNDSSEEENIDISSLDNEEIEAEIERLLKQKKEEKKNKEKKNTTIVQKNIQEIKNIKNEVNENIKIPTNIDKNSNVDQTIRVEVKRLDSLMNLIGELVLGKNRLLKIYDDVEERYEGEKFIEELNQVVSQLSVVTTDIQLAVMKTRMQPIAKVFNKFPRVVRDLSRELNKYIDLEITGEETELDKSIVEEIGDPIMHMIRNSCDHGIEDVKERLAKGKNEKGKVCLKAYNEGNHIVIEISDDGKGLDPNILKIKSIEKGIINEREADAMSDKEAFSLIFKPGFSTATQVTNVSGRGVGMDVVKTNIDKLNGLIEIDSEINKGTIIKLKIPLTLAIIQSLLVKTQEEFYAIPLASVLETVRVTIDDIYTIEGKNVLRLRDEVLSLVRLSDLFGVKQVLENSEQSYVVVVGIGTSKLGIIVDTLIGQEEVVIKSMGYYLQNITGIAGSTIRGDGRVTLIVDVGAMMDMAKEVKVDIKANNENLSKIIKEKPQDYVVLIVDDSPVDRNIMKKALEPLGIKIIEANNGVEALNTMKNNDYIIDAMLIDIEMPRMDGYTLAAEIRKYAKYRNLPLIAVTSRTSKSDRLRGVEVGMTEYITKPYSYEYLENIVRKNLKLG
- the pth gene encoding aminoacyl-tRNA hydrolase — translated: MILVVGLGNPGEKYANTRHNLGFMLIDKLLNSSYTKQSLNCNGELYKKQNILLLKPLTYMNNSGESVKKVVDFYKPERIIVCHDEMDINFSKLKIKKGGSSGGHNGLKSIDNFIGNDYERIRLGIGKPDLKYEVINYVLDNFNENEKKELENFLNYSKDALEYLLDNDILKTQNKFHS
- a CDS encoding transaldolase — its product is MKKYSIWCDFIENSFLDNEFINMINKGIINGATSNPSIFKNAITTSAYYKERIKQLNIKNKEELFLTLALEDIKKAAIKMSHLYAKDSNNGFISFEINPLNSNNAGLSIAEGLKIANLINMPNLMIKVPATNAGYEVMNTLASYGISINATLIFSYEQAKKCNDAIAQGMKKYKAKNPNGIINKGVVSIFVSRVDSLLNNRFSVKNQIGIQNAIYSASKVGSENIRALFASTGTKSNDLSKDYYLKELEFNNTINTAPINAINAYKPSKTIKNLNQEIISNSKDFIFSTINEIEYNVACKKLLEDGLIQFENAFIDILKNL
- a CDS encoding 50S ribosomal protein L25/general stress protein Ctc, translated to MLEGQIRQSIGRKSAKAARQDGMLIANIYGKGVENIHAVFKTNEFIKEVRKKDGLIFPVSVDGKTYEVVIVDYQHHPVTSEIKHVDLKIALKGVESFYMVPVKVVGTAKGLKNKGVLIQSKRRLKVKCKAENLPNFFELDVTDLDVGDALLVRDIKVADNVKIIDAGRVAVVGVEKAR
- a CDS encoding chemotaxis protein CheW, with the protein product MEELNQILNKQQRQVHTNISDLKSKDEIKQLVGFMIDNEEYAIPILSIQEIIKPIEYTRVPSVPDYVLGVFNMRGNVIPLIDLAKKFGLASSKQTQHTRYIVLRGEEGSIGFVIDKLTEAIKIKASNIDQPPETLLKEKGMIEGIGKQKNGILTILKVEALMKRDF
- the queC gene encoding 7-cyano-7-deazaguanine synthase QueC, yielding MSKIAISILSGGLDSCVSTACAINDGYQVIALHFNYHQRTELRELKAFNDICDFYGIQKIIIDMDFFRQIGGSSLTDFNIEIPKNELGKNGDIPNTYVPFRNGIFYSIATAVAQRFNASAIYTGLVSEDSSGYPDTSIDFVEKTKDFIVSGSGVEIKLLTPLITLRKSQIIKLGMQINAPLHLSYSCYESNDLACGRCESCQLRLRAFNEVGIKDFIRYM
- a CDS encoding type IV pilus twitching motility protein PilT produces the protein MEIDLENIRWELRDELDGWLSTLLDLGGSDLHLSSGLCPKGRVHGEIVQVCDGAISREDMLDLCKALTRSDFTRFVEHKNIDFSYEPKNKDKFKYKGSFRVNLFFTMNGPSAVFRTIPDKMPDFESLKLPDVIKEITTKETRGLILVTGPTGSGKTTTLASMIDYINQNYNRHIITIEDPIEFKYKPAKSIVNQRAIGQDALSFQDALRAALREDPDIILVGEMRDLETIEVAMHAAETGHLVLSTLHTINAQETINRVLGMFPKEEQNRIRSSLSSVLKAVISQRLCKTIDGKRTAAVEVLRGNERIKRLILEYKENAIGDVLKEGTLNMQSFDQHLLNLFKENKITEAEAYDKASNANDLKVLIDGYKFGEAKKTTASGSSMFKYRLASSEENE